The following coding sequences are from one Sulfitobacter sp. HNIBRBA3233 window:
- a CDS encoding biopolymer transporter ExbB — translation MAQPDREATPHFSQPVRQITLMLLVLALCGFGGFLALPRVLPVFQANPYLNGFIGFVFLIGVVACFYQVVQLIGSVRWIETFVSEGEVQADRPPQLLAPLAALLRTRGARMQISASSTRSILDSVSTRVDEAREITRYIVNTLIFLGLLGTFYGLATTVPAIVDTIRSLAPQDGEGGTDVFNRLMSGLESQLAGMGVAFASSLLGLAGSLIVGLLELFAGHGQNRFYQELEDWLSSITRVGFSAGDDSTPEQAVMASMVDHMAQQMEELQEMHVRAEAGRAEADQRLASLTTAIERMAVQLGDGGNGSATLERIAEGQERVVAAIEDQGKNAGDTSGPDAESRMRLRSIDVQMLRILEEISAGRQETVAALRHELSILAKALSAPRGQTEPRRVRAPGPSAKPDTGES, via the coding sequence ATGGCGCAGCCAGACCGCGAGGCGACACCGCATTTTTCGCAACCCGTGCGTCAGATCACGCTGATGCTGCTTGTCCTTGCCCTCTGCGGCTTTGGCGGGTTTCTGGCGCTTCCGCGGGTGCTGCCGGTATTTCAGGCGAACCCCTATCTGAACGGCTTTATCGGGTTCGTTTTCCTGATCGGTGTCGTGGCCTGTTTCTATCAGGTGGTGCAGCTGATCGGATCGGTGCGCTGGATCGAGACCTTCGTGTCCGAAGGCGAGGTTCAGGCAGACCGCCCGCCGCAGCTGCTGGCGCCGCTTGCGGCATTGCTGCGCACGCGCGGCGCGCGGATGCAGATCAGCGCCTCCTCGACGCGGTCGATCCTCGATTCCGTGTCCACGCGCGTCGACGAGGCGCGCGAGATCACGCGCTACATCGTCAATACGCTGATTTTCCTTGGTCTTCTCGGGACGTTCTACGGCCTTGCCACAACCGTGCCGGCGATTGTCGATACCATCCGCAGCCTAGCGCCGCAGGACGGCGAGGGTGGAACGGATGTATTCAACCGGCTGATGAGCGGGCTGGAAAGCCAGCTTGCGGGCATGGGCGTGGCCTTTGCCTCGTCGCTGCTGGGGCTGGCGGGGTCGCTTATCGTGGGCCTGCTGGAGCTTTTCGCCGGTCACGGACAGAACCGGTTCTACCAGGAGCTTGAGGACTGGCTGAGCTCGATCACGCGGGTCGGGTTTTCCGCGGGCGATGACAGCACGCCGGAGCAGGCGGTCATGGCCTCCATGGTCGACCATATGGCCCAGCAGATGGAAGAGTTGCAGGAGATGCATGTGCGCGCCGAAGCGGGGCGGGCGGAAGCGGATCAGCGGCTTGCCTCGCTGACCACGGCGATCGAGAGGATGGCTGTGCAGCTCGGCGACGGGGGTAACGGGTCTGCCACGCTGGAGCGCATCGCCGAGGGGCAGGAGCGTGTCGTCGCGGCGATAGAGGATCAGGGAAAGAACGCGGGCGACACCAGCGGGCCCGACGCCGAAAGCCGGATGCGGCTGCGGTCGATCGACGTGCAGATGCTGCGCATCCTCGAGGAGATCTCTGCCGGACGTCAGGAAACCGTGGCCGCGTTGCGCCATGAATTGTCGATCCTTGCCAAGGCCCTGTCCGCTCCGCGTGGCCAGACCGAACCGCGCAGGGTTCGCGCCCCCGGACCTTCCGCGAAACCCGACACCGGGGAGAGCTGA
- a CDS encoding gamma-glutamylcyclotransferase produces the protein MSMWVFGYGSLLWNPGFEVAESVIGTLPGFARSFCMRSIHHRGTEENPGLVLALDRQTGRACEGVALRVAEGAEDTTLSYLRERELISSAYVEETLDVDLVDGRRVQSLVYVINEDHWQYCGGLPLEEQAQIIARAVGGRGPNTEYLFNTSEHLAKLGLHDPALEWLSERVRKLTS, from the coding sequence ATGAGCATGTGGGTCTTCGGCTATGGCAGCCTTTTGTGGAACCCGGGGTTCGAGGTCGCGGAAAGCGTGATCGGCACGCTGCCGGGGTTTGCGCGGTCTTTTTGCATGCGCTCGATCCACCATCGCGGCACCGAGGAAAACCCCGGTCTGGTCCTCGCGCTTGACCGGCAGACAGGGCGCGCCTGCGAGGGCGTGGCGCTGCGCGTGGCCGAGGGGGCCGAGGACACGACACTGTCGTACCTGCGCGAGCGTGAACTGATCTCCTCTGCCTATGTCGAGGAAACGCTGGATGTCGATCTGGTGGACGGGCGGCGGGTGCAATCGCTGGTCTATGTCATCAACGAGGACCACTGGCAGTATTGCGGTGGTCTGCCCCTCGAAGAGCAGGCGCAGATCATCGCCCGTGCCGTCGGCGGGCGCGGGCCGAACACCGAATACCTGTTCAATACCTCCGAACACCTCGCCAAGCTGGGCCTGCACGATCCGGCGCTTGAGTGGCTTTCCGAGCGGGTGCGAAAACTGACGTCATAA
- a CDS encoding DUF2125 domain-containing protein yields the protein MTRRLIWLGAVVLLVWSGWWWVATSALQRGIVGGVQTLRNAGWMAETGPTAPAGFPLHIGAAIDAPSLSPPGSPVVLTAPRADLGAAIYWPGNIAITAPEATAAWDTALGQTEMRSDLVQLALSLGPSRALPLEDLTLSATALTAVTAPIGALFSADRLDARLSALSAQDAPNTYGFDLDITGLRPDPSLRDDLRLPDSLPEVFDTTAMRGTLSFDGPLDRTGRGRVQPVALALDDMRIVWGAVSLTARTSLEIDPQGRASGPVQVSVTRWRELLDLLQNAGTLPADRRQQIETVLSAAAGGTDRLDLNLTVNRGVLTLGFIPLGRVAPIRLPYRQ from the coding sequence ATGACGCGAAGACTGATCTGGCTCGGCGCGGTGGTGCTGTTGGTCTGGAGCGGCTGGTGGTGGGTCGCGACCTCGGCCTTGCAGCGCGGCATCGTGGGCGGCGTGCAGACGCTGCGCAACGCGGGCTGGATGGCCGAGACGGGGCCGACAGCGCCCGCGGGCTTCCCCCTGCACATCGGGGCTGCGATTGACGCGCCGTCGCTGTCCCCCCCCGGAAGCCCTGTGGTCCTGACAGCCCCCCGTGCCGATCTCGGCGCCGCGATCTACTGGCCGGGCAACATCGCGATCACCGCCCCCGAGGCCACGGCGGCGTGGGACACCGCGCTTGGCCAGACGGAGATGCGCAGCGATCTGGTGCAACTCGCCCTGTCGCTCGGACCGTCCCGCGCGCTGCCGCTGGAGGATCTGACGCTGAGCGCGACCGCCCTTACTGCCGTCACCGCGCCGATCGGCGCCCTGTTCAGCGCGGACCGTCTGGACGCGCGGCTGTCGGCGCTGTCGGCGCAGGACGCGCCCAATACCTACGGCTTCGATCTGGACATTACCGGCCTGCGCCCCGATCCGTCGCTGCGCGACGACCTGCGCCTGCCGGACAGCCTGCCGGAGGTTTTCGACACAACCGCGATGCGCGGAACACTGTCGTTCGACGGCCCGCTGGACCGGACCGGACGCGGCAGGGTGCAGCCCGTGGCGCTGGCGCTCGACGACATGCGGATCGTCTGGGGCGCGGTGTCGCTGACGGCGCGGACCAGTCTGGAGATCGACCCGCAGGGGCGGGCGAGCGGTCCGGTGCAGGTCTCCGTCACCCGCTGGCGCGAACTGCTGGACCTCTTGCAAAACGCAGGCACCCTGCCCGCTGACAGACGGCAACAGATCGAAACCGTCCTCTCCGCAGCGGCAGGCGGAACCGACCGGCTGGACCTGAACCTGACCGTGAACCGTGGCGTGCTGACGCTGGGCTTCATTCCGCTCGGCCGCGTGGCCCCGATCCGCCTGCCCTACCGGCAGTAG
- a CDS encoding extensin-like domain-containing protein — MKKLVLLLSLLATVSCAGPDTSERPQARPGAQIEADGTIDRSATENNQGGFLRSLRPTFRSPAAARELRQQQKVLAAGAVCGDIAIQGQAMGRVPGRISGCGIDDAVTITSVAGVQLSTRATMDCGTARALKTWVESSAKPALSRKGGGLRELRVAAHYACRRRNNSKTGKISEHGRGRAIDISAFRLADGSEISVLEGWNARSSRKVMQRMHKEACGPFGTVLGPRADRFHLDHFHFDTARYRSGTYCR; from the coding sequence GTGAAGAAACTCGTTCTGCTGCTGAGCCTTCTTGCGACTGTTTCCTGTGCCGGTCCCGATACGTCCGAGCGTCCGCAAGCCCGACCCGGCGCGCAGATAGAGGCGGATGGCACCATCGACCGCTCCGCCACCGAGAACAATCAGGGCGGGTTCCTGAGGTCGCTGAGGCCGACCTTCCGCTCTCCTGCGGCGGCGCGCGAGTTGCGCCAGCAGCAGAAGGTTCTGGCGGCGGGGGCCGTCTGCGGGGACATCGCGATACAGGGGCAGGCCATGGGTCGGGTGCCGGGGCGGATTTCGGGCTGCGGGATCGACGACGCCGTGACGATCACCTCGGTCGCGGGGGTGCAGCTGTCCACACGCGCCACCATGGATTGCGGGACAGCGCGCGCGCTGAAAACATGGGTCGAGAGCAGCGCCAAGCCCGCCCTGTCGCGCAAGGGGGGCGGCCTGCGCGAGTTGCGGGTTGCCGCGCATTACGCCTGCCGCCGTCGCAACAATTCAAAGACCGGCAAGATTTCCGAACATGGCAGGGGCCGCGCAATCGACATCTCGGCCTTCCGGCTGGCGGACGGCAGCGAGATTTCGGTGCTGGAAGGATGGAACGCGCGCAGCAGCCGCAAGGTCATGCAGCGGATGCACAAGGAGGCCTGCGGCCCCTTCGGCACGGTGCTGGGGCCGCGCGCGGACCGCTTTCACCTTGATCATTTCCATTTCGACACCGCGCGCTACCGGTCGGGCACCTACTGCCGGTAG
- a CDS encoding prephenate/arogenate dehydrogenase family protein, protein MSVIYDRVALIGLGLIASSMFWAMKRDGLAGEVTGYAPSAATRDTAREIGLCDRICDDILDAVEGADLVVLCVPVGVMGTVAEQIAPALKPGATVTDVGSVKRAVIESVGPHLPEGVHFVPGHPLAGTEHSGPRSGFAELFENRWHLLVPVENSDAGAVARLRALWEAMGANVDEMEADHHDLVLAVTSHAPHLIAYTMVGVADDLRRVTDSEVIKYSAAGFRDFTRIAASDPTMWRDVFLSNREATLEILGRFTEELFVLQRAIREGDGEHLHDYFTRTRAIRRSIIEAGQDTDAPDFGRGGGKKA, encoded by the coding sequence ATGAGTGTGATCTACGACCGCGTTGCGCTGATCGGTCTGGGCCTGATCGCGTCTTCGATGTTCTGGGCGATGAAACGCGATGGTCTGGCGGGCGAAGTCACGGGCTATGCGCCCTCCGCCGCGACGCGCGACACCGCGCGCGAAATCGGCCTGTGCGACCGCATCTGCGACGACATCCTCGACGCGGTCGAAGGGGCCGATCTGGTGGTTCTGTGTGTCCCCGTCGGTGTGATGGGCACGGTGGCCGAGCAGATCGCGCCGGCGCTGAAACCCGGTGCGACGGTGACGGACGTGGGATCGGTCAAGCGCGCGGTCATCGAAAGTGTCGGGCCGCATCTGCCGGAGGGTGTGCATTTCGTGCCGGGCCATCCGCTCGCCGGGACCGAACACTCCGGCCCGCGGTCGGGTTTTGCCGAATTGTTCGAGAATCGCTGGCACCTGCTGGTGCCCGTGGAAAACAGCGACGCCGGGGCCGTTGCGCGGCTGCGCGCGCTCTGGGAGGCGATGGGCGCCAATGTCGACGAGATGGAGGCGGATCACCACGATCTGGTTCTGGCCGTCACCAGCCACGCGCCACATCTGATTGCCTATACCATGGTCGGTGTTGCCGACGACCTGCGCCGTGTGACCGACAGCGAGGTCATCAAATACTCGGCGGCGGGGTTCCGCGATTTCACCCGTATCGCCGCGTCGGACCCGACGATGTGGCGCGATGTGTTCCTGTCCAACCGCGAGGCGACGCTGGAAATCCTTGGGCGGTTCACCGAAGAGCTGTTCGTCCTGCAACGGGCGATCCGCGAGGGCGACGGGGAGCATCTGCACGATTATTTCACCCGGACACGCGCGATCCGGCGTAGTATCATCGAAGCGGGGCAGGACACGGACGCCCCCGATTTCGGCCGTGGAGGAGGAAAGAAAGCGTGA
- the hisC gene encoding histidinol-phosphate transaminase, which yields MTQLITPQPGIMDITLYQGGKSAIAGRTDVLKLSSNENPLGPVPAAIEAVAAAAADMHRYPSTDHAGLRTAIGEVWGVDPARVICGVGSDEVLQFVTQAFAGPGDEIIHTAHGFSLYPVLINMAGATAVCVPERERVVDVDAILGAVTDATRIVLLTNPGNPTGTILPDADLERLVDGLPERIVLVIDAAYTEYAAGYDGGARFAETRPNVLMTRTFSKIYGLGGLRIGWGYGPQWMIDVMTRIRQPFNLSTVQLAAAEAAVRDTAWVEDCVALNEAQRGRLIGALGQLGVAVDPSQTNFVLARFADGAEAQSAEAALLDEGILVRAAGGYGFPEALRITVGDAAQTGRVIDTLTEWRARA from the coding sequence ATGACCCAACTTATCACACCGCAACCCGGCATCATGGACATCACCCTCTATCAGGGGGGTAAATCCGCCATTGCGGGCCGCACCGACGTGCTCAAGCTCAGTTCGAACGAGAACCCGCTGGGGCCGGTGCCCGCCGCGATCGAAGCGGTCGCGGCAGCGGCGGCGGACATGCACCGCTATCCGTCCACCGACCACGCCGGTCTGCGCACTGCCATCGGCGAGGTCTGGGGCGTCGATCCGGCGCGGGTGATCTGCGGCGTGGGGTCCGACGAAGTGCTGCAGTTCGTGACGCAGGCCTTTGCGGGGCCGGGGGACGAGATCATTCACACCGCGCATGGCTTCTCGCTCTATCCGGTGTTGATCAACATGGCGGGGGCCACCGCCGTCTGCGTGCCCGAGCGTGAGCGCGTGGTCGACGTGGATGCGATTCTGGGCGCGGTGACGGATGCGACGCGGATCGTGCTGCTGACCAATCCGGGCAATCCGACGGGCACGATCCTGCCCGATGCGGATCTGGAGCGGCTGGTGGACGGCCTGCCCGAACGTATCGTGCTGGTGATCGACGCGGCCTATACGGAATATGCGGCGGGCTATGACGGTGGCGCGCGGTTTGCCGAAACCCGCCCCAACGTGCTGATGACGCGCACCTTCTCGAAAATCTACGGGCTGGGCGGTCTGCGCATCGGCTGGGGCTACGGGCCGCAGTGGATGATCGACGTGATGACGCGTATCCGCCAGCCGTTCAACCTGTCGACGGTGCAGCTGGCCGCCGCCGAAGCCGCTGTGCGGGACACCGCGTGGGTCGAAGACTGCGTGGCGCTCAACGAGGCGCAGCGCGGGCGGCTGATCGGTGCGCTGGGCCAGCTGGGCGTGGCGGTCGATCCGTCGCAGACGAATTTCGTTCTGGCGCGCTTTGCGGACGGGGCCGAGGCGCAATCCGCCGAAGCGGCCTTGCTGGACGAGGGGATACTGGTCCGCGCGGCGGGGGGCTACGGGTTTCCCGAAGCACTGCGCATCACCGTGGGCGACGCGGCACAGACGGGCCGTGTGATCGACACGCTGACCGAATGGCGGGCGCGGGCATGA
- the rpsD gene encoding 30S ribosomal protein S4 yields MTKRTAAKYKLDRRMGENIWGRPKSPVNRREYGPGQHGQRRKGKLSDFGIQLRAKQKLKGYYGDLTEKQFRRIYGEAERVKGDTGENLIGLLERRLDAVVYRAKFVPTVFAARQFVNHRHVRVNGKLVNIPSYRVKEGDVIEVRDRSKQMTALIEATQLPERDVPDYIEVDHSKMTATFVRTPTLGDVPYPVMMEPNLVVEFYAKN; encoded by the coding sequence GTGACAAAACGCACCGCTGCCAAGTACAAGCTCGACCGCCGCATGGGCGAAAATATCTGGGGCCGTCCGAAATCCCCGGTCAACCGTCGTGAATACGGCCCCGGCCAGCACGGCCAGCGCCGCAAGGGCAAACTGTCCGATTTCGGCATCCAGCTGCGCGCCAAGCAGAAGCTCAAGGGCTACTACGGCGACCTGACCGAAAAGCAGTTCCGCCGCATCTACGGTGAAGCCGAGCGTGTCAAAGGCGACACCGGTGAAAACCTGATCGGCCTGCTGGAGCGTCGTCTGGACGCCGTTGTCTACCGCGCGAAATTCGTGCCCACGGTCTTTGCCGCGCGCCAGTTCGTGAACCACCGCCACGTTCGCGTGAACGGCAAGCTGGTGAACATCCCCTCCTACCGCGTCAAAGAAGGCGACGTGATCGAGGTGCGTGACCGGTCCAAGCAGATGACCGCACTGATCGAGGCGACACAATTGCCAGAGCGTGATGTGCCCGACTACATCGAGGTCGATCACTCCAAGATGACCGCGACATTCGTGCGCACACCGACACTGGGCGATGTGCCTTACCCGGTGATGATGGAACCGAACCTCGTCGTGGAATTCTACGCGAAGAACTGA
- a CDS encoding DNA-3-methyladenine glycosylase I: MTRCDWAGPEDIYIAYHDTEWGVPEHDSRALWEKLILDGFQAGLSWITILKKREAFREAFEGFDPDVIATWGEADVQRLLADPGIVRHRGKIEAAITNARAWQRIEAEQGFATMMWDYVGGAPLQNRFASMDEVPPKTALSERVSKDLKKAGFKFCGPTIVYAWMEACGLVNDHLTGCPRHADCAALAQPFVPRDRRSGARTA, translated from the coding sequence ATGACACGTTGCGACTGGGCCGGGCCCGAAGACATCTATATCGCCTATCACGATACCGAATGGGGCGTGCCCGAACACGACAGCCGGGCACTTTGGGAAAAACTGATCCTCGACGGGTTTCAGGCCGGGCTGAGCTGGATCACGATCCTCAAGAAGCGCGAGGCCTTTCGCGAGGCGTTCGAAGGGTTCGATCCGGATGTCATCGCCACATGGGGCGAGGCGGATGTGCAAAGGCTGCTCGCCGATCCCGGTATCGTGCGCCACCGTGGCAAGATCGAGGCCGCGATCACCAACGCCCGCGCGTGGCAAAGGATCGAGGCCGAGCAGGGGTTCGCCACGATGATGTGGGATTACGTCGGCGGCGCACCGCTCCAGAACCGCTTTGCCAGTATGGACGAGGTGCCGCCGAAGACCGCGCTGTCGGAGCGGGTCTCGAAGGATCTGAAGAAGGCGGGCTTCAAGTTCTGTGGCCCGACCATCGTTTATGCGTGGATGGAGGCCTGCGGTCTGGTGAATGACCACCTGACCGGCTGCCCGCGTCACGCCGATTGCGCGGCGCTGGCGCAGCCCTTTGTGCCGCGCGACCGAAGGAGCGGCGCGCGGACCGCCTAG
- a CDS encoding EAL domain-containing protein has protein sequence MNRKFADVPAGADNPLNYAVALRDQDTLDTVREAIEHRQTLLAYQPVMRTDKPGQVGFYEGLIRVLDPTGRVIPATDFMHAIEPTEIGRQIDVLSLRHGLHALKANPTLRLSINMSARSIGFRPWVNTLNRFLNEDAGISHRLILEITESSAMTVPELVVDFMDRMQHTGVCFALDDFGAGYTAIRYFKDFFFDVLKIDGSFIRGLAADRDNQALTRAMVDIAQHFSMLTVAECIETAEDAECAIRMGVDCLQGYHFGAPALRPAWMRDAQMRRSG, from the coding sequence ATGAACCGCAAATTTGCCGATGTTCCCGCAGGGGCCGACAATCCTCTGAACTACGCCGTGGCGCTGCGCGATCAGGACACGCTCGATACCGTCCGCGAGGCGATCGAGCATCGCCAGACCCTGCTGGCCTACCAACCCGTCATGCGCACCGACAAACCCGGTCAGGTCGGATTTTACGAGGGGCTGATCCGCGTGCTGGACCCGACCGGGCGGGTGATTCCCGCCACCGATTTCATGCATGCCATCGAACCTACCGAAATCGGACGCCAGATCGACGTGCTGTCGCTGCGGCACGGGCTGCACGCGCTCAAAGCGAACCCGACGTTGCGGCTGTCGATCAACATGTCCGCCCGCTCGATCGGGTTCCGGCCCTGGGTCAACACGCTCAACCGCTTCCTGAACGAGGACGCCGGGATCAGCCACCGGCTGATCCTCGAGATTACGGAAAGCTCTGCCATGACGGTGCCGGAACTGGTGGTCGATTTCATGGACCGCATGCAACATACCGGCGTCTGCTTCGCGCTGGACGATTTCGGCGCGGGCTATACCGCGATCCGTTATTTCAAGGATTTCTTCTTCGACGTGCTGAAGATCGACGGCAGTTTCATCCGGGGGCTCGCCGCCGACAGGGACAATCAGGCGCTGACGCGGGCAATGGTCGACATCGCGCAGCACTTCAGCATGCTGACGGTCGCCGAATGTATCGAGACGGCAGAGGACGCGGAATGCGCGATCCGGATGGGGGTCGACTGCCTTCAGGGCTATCATTTCGGGGCCCCCGCCCTGCGGCCCGCGTGGATGCGAGACGCACAGATGCGGCGCAGCGGCTGA
- a CDS encoding acetyl-CoA C-acetyltransferase — protein sequence MTNVVIASAARTAVGSFGGAFANTPAHDLGAATLKEIVARAGIDPSEVSETILGQVLTAAQGQNPARQAHVNAGLPIESAAWSINQVCGSGLRAVALGAQHIQLGDASIVAAGGQENMTMSPHAQAMRAGQKMGDMKLIDTMIKDGLWDAFNGYHMGQTAENVAEKWQISRDQQDEFAVASQNKAEAAQKAGRFDDEIFAYTVPGRKADVTVDKDEYIRHGATMEAMQKLRPAFTKDGSVTAANASGLNDGAAAALLMSADEAERRGIEPLARIASYATAGLDPSIMGVGPIYASRKALEKAGWKPEDLDLVEANEAFAAQACAVNKDMGWDPAIVNVNGGAIAIGHPIGASGARILNTLLFEMKRRGAKKGLATLCIGGGMGVAMCLERP from the coding sequence ATGACAAATGTTGTAATCGCTTCCGCCGCGCGGACTGCCGTGGGCAGCTTCGGCGGCGCGTTCGCCAATACACCGGCACATGACCTTGGCGCTGCGACGCTGAAGGAAATCGTGGCGCGCGCCGGCATCGACCCTTCCGAAGTGTCCGAGACGATCCTCGGTCAGGTCCTGACCGCCGCGCAGGGCCAGAACCCCGCACGCCAGGCGCATGTGAATGCCGGCCTGCCGATCGAATCCGCCGCGTGGAGCATCAATCAGGTCTGCGGCTCGGGGCTGCGTGCCGTGGCACTTGGCGCGCAACACATCCAGCTGGGCGATGCCAGCATCGTCGCCGCTGGCGGTCAGGAAAACATGACGATGTCGCCCCACGCGCAGGCCATGCGCGCCGGTCAGAAGATGGGCGACATGAAACTGATCGACACGATGATCAAGGACGGCCTGTGGGATGCCTTCAACGGCTACCACATGGGCCAGACCGCCGAGAACGTCGCGGAAAAATGGCAGATCAGCCGCGACCAGCAGGACGAATTCGCCGTCGCATCGCAGAACAAGGCCGAAGCCGCACAGAAGGCCGGTCGGTTCGACGACGAAATCTTTGCCTACACCGTTCCGGGCCGCAAGGCGGACGTGACAGTGGACAAGGACGAATACATCCGCCACGGCGCGACCATGGAAGCCATGCAGAAACTGCGCCCCGCCTTTACCAAGGACGGCTCGGTCACCGCGGCCAACGCCTCCGGTCTGAACGACGGTGCCGCCGCCGCCCTGCTGATGAGCGCGGATGAAGCCGAACGCCGCGGGATCGAACCGCTGGCGCGGATCGCCTCCTACGCGACCGCCGGTCTGGACCCGTCCATCATGGGTGTCGGCCCGATCTACGCGTCGCGCAAGGCACTGGAAAAGGCGGGCTGGAAGCCTGAGGACCTCGATCTGGTCGAGGCGAACGAAGCCTTTGCCGCGCAGGCCTGTGCGGTCAACAAGGACATGGGCTGGGATCCGGCAATCGTGAACGTGAACGGCGGCGCCATCGCCATCGGCCACCCGATCGGCGCGTCCGGTGCGCGTATTCTCAACACGCTGCTGTTCGAAATGAAGCGCCGCGGCGCGAAGAAGGGTCTTGCGACATTGTGCATCGGCGGCGGCATGGGTGTCGCCATGTGCCTTGAGCGCCCCTGA
- a CDS encoding patatin-like phospholipase family protein: protein MTSRTDISYAQLVCSGGGTRCCWQGGWLDVVRDEIALSPDRISAVSGGALTAAGFVTRSGRTVLDTMCAAFSALDSNVDPHELIEDEGLSLHQRTYREIVNDVFDASRQREVADGPSFQVLLGHPPTDTLAKFTGTAATMAYEAELHLIGSPHFNWAERLGVRASLIDARAAAADGKLADLICAAAVIPPLFDLPEWDGRKIIDGGMSDQAPLPDPDEGRSLILLTRDYKSVPEIATRDYIMPDKAVPADKIDFTDPDKLRQSWATGEKAGRRFLESTAKNSG from the coding sequence ATGACGTCACGCACCGATATCAGCTATGCGCAGCTTGTCTGCTCGGGCGGCGGGACCCGCTGCTGCTGGCAGGGTGGATGGCTGGACGTGGTGCGCGACGAGATCGCGCTGTCGCCCGACCGCATTTCGGCCGTCAGCGGCGGCGCCCTCACAGCGGCAGGCTTTGTCACCCGCAGCGGCCGCACGGTGCTGGACACAATGTGCGCGGCCTTTTCGGCGCTCGACAGCAACGTTGATCCGCACGAATTGATTGAGGACGAAGGCCTGTCGCTGCACCAGCGCACCTACCGCGAGATCGTGAACGACGTTTTCGACGCCTCGCGCCAGCGCGAGGTTGCGGACGGGCCGTCCTTTCAGGTCCTGCTTGGCCATCCCCCCACCGACACGCTGGCGAAATTCACAGGCACCGCTGCGACTATGGCCTACGAGGCCGAGTTGCACCTGATCGGCAGCCCGCATTTCAACTGGGCCGAACGGCTGGGCGTGCGCGCCAGCCTGATCGACGCCCGTGCCGCTGCGGCCGATGGCAAGCTGGCCGATCTGATCTGTGCTGCGGCGGTGATCCCGCCGCTGTTCGATCTGCCCGAGTGGGACGGGCGCAAGATCATCGACGGCGGCATGTCCGATCAGGCGCCCCTGCCCGATCCCGACGAGGGCCGAAGCCTGATTCTGCTGACCCGCGACTACAAATCCGTCCCCGAGATCGCGACCCGCGACTACATCATGCCGGACAAGGCTGTCCCCGCGGACAAGATCGACTTTACCGATCCGGACAAATTGCGACAGAGCTGGGCCACCGGGGAAAAGGCGGGCCGCAGGTTTCTGGAAAGCACGGCGAAAAACAGCGGATGA
- the phbB gene encoding acetoacetyl-CoA reductase, which translates to MSRVALVTGGSRGIGAAISKKLKEEGYTVAATYAGNDEAAAAFTDETGIKTFKWNAADYDASKAGIEKVEAELGPIDIVVANAGITRDAPFHKMTPQQWHEVIDTNLTGVFNTIHPIWPGMRERKFGRIVVISSINGQKGQFAQVNYAATKAGDLGIVKSLAQEGARAGITANAICPGYIATDMVMAVPEKVRESIIAQIPAGRLGEPEEIARTVAFLVADDAGFINGSTISANGGQFFV; encoded by the coding sequence ATGTCACGTGTTGCACTTGTTACCGGAGGAAGCCGCGGAATCGGCGCTGCCATCTCGAAAAAACTCAAGGAAGAAGGCTATACCGTTGCCGCGACCTATGCGGGCAACGACGAAGCTGCCGCAGCCTTTACCGATGAAACCGGTATCAAGACCTTCAAATGGAACGCGGCAGACTATGATGCGTCCAAGGCAGGCATCGAGAAGGTCGAGGCAGAGCTGGGCCCGATCGATATCGTGGTGGCCAATGCCGGCATCACCCGCGACGCGCCTTTCCACAAGATGACGCCGCAGCAGTGGCACGAGGTCATCGACACCAACCTGACCGGTGTTTTCAACACGATCCATCCGATCTGGCCCGGCATGCGCGAGCGCAAGTTCGGCCGGATCGTCGTCATCTCGTCGATCAACGGCCAGAAGGGGCAGTTCGCACAGGTGAACTATGCCGCGACCAAGGCGGGCGATCTGGGCATCGTCAAATCACTGGCACAGGAAGGGGCGCGCGCAGGCATCACCGCCAACGCGATCTGCCCGGGCTATATCGCGACAGATATGGTGATGGCCGTGCCGGAGAAAGTGCGTGAAAGCATCATCGCGCAGATCCCCGCGGGCCGTCTGGGCGAGCCCGAAGAGATCGCGCGCACGGTGGCGTTCCTCGTGGCGGACGACGCGGGCTTCATCAACGGATCGACAATTTCCGCGAACGGCGGCCAGTTCTTCGTCTGA